Proteins from a genomic interval of Staphylococcus debuckii:
- a CDS encoding NAD(P)/FAD-dependent oxidoreductase, with protein sequence MYQTIVIGGGPSGLMSAAAASQYSDKVLLIEKKKGLGRKLKISGGGRCNVTNRLPYDEIIRHIPGNGKFLYSPFSVFDNESIIEFFETRGVKLKEEDHGRMFPVSNRAQDVVDALIKELAVNHVEVKEETAVQNIQRNSDHFIITDAEGNDYSSKTIVIATGGTSVPQTGSTGDGYPFAEKLGHTITELFPTEVPITSKEPFIVRKTLKGLSLKDVSLSVLRKNGKPRITHRMDMLFTHFGVSGPGALRCSQFVYKEQKSQKKQEIQMKLDVFPDEKENELQQRIKQQIHAAPDKYVKNSLRGTIEERYLNFILEQAGVSEETTGHHISNQQILEITRLFKGFIFTVNGTLSIEKAFVTGGGVSIKEIEPHTMMSKITPGLFFCGEVLDIHGYTGGYNITSALVTGRVSGMNAGIYEN encoded by the coding sequence ATGTACCAAACTATAGTTATCGGCGGCGGACCTAGCGGATTAATGTCTGCCGCTGCAGCCAGCCAATATTCTGATAAAGTATTATTAATTGAAAAGAAAAAGGGTCTGGGCAGAAAATTGAAAATTTCTGGCGGTGGCCGCTGTAATGTAACCAATCGACTGCCTTATGATGAAATAATACGTCACATTCCTGGTAATGGGAAATTTCTTTACAGCCCCTTTTCAGTCTTTGATAATGAATCTATTATCGAATTTTTCGAAACGCGTGGTGTGAAGTTAAAAGAAGAAGACCACGGAAGAATGTTTCCTGTTTCGAATCGCGCTCAAGACGTTGTAGATGCGCTGATTAAAGAATTAGCAGTCAATCATGTTGAAGTAAAAGAAGAGACTGCTGTTCAAAACATTCAAAGAAATTCAGATCATTTCATAATTACAGATGCTGAGGGCAATGATTATAGTTCTAAAACAATAGTTATTGCGACAGGCGGCACGAGCGTTCCACAAACTGGTTCTACTGGGGATGGTTATCCCTTTGCTGAAAAATTAGGTCATACTATTACTGAACTTTTCCCGACTGAAGTGCCTATCACTTCAAAGGAACCGTTTATTGTCCGTAAGACGCTTAAAGGATTAAGCTTAAAAGATGTTTCTTTATCTGTTTTAAGAAAAAATGGCAAGCCGCGTATCACACACCGTATGGATATGTTATTTACGCACTTTGGCGTCAGCGGTCCAGGTGCCTTAAGATGCAGCCAATTTGTCTATAAAGAACAGAAATCTCAAAAGAAACAAGAGATTCAAATGAAACTTGATGTTTTTCCTGACGAAAAGGAAAATGAATTGCAACAAAGAATTAAACAACAAATTCATGCTGCACCTGATAAATATGTTAAGAATAGTTTGCGCGGTACGATAGAAGAACGTTACCTTAACTTTATACTAGAACAAGCAGGTGTAAGTGAAGAAACGACAGGACACCATATTTCAAACCAACAGATATTAGAAATCACACGTTTATTTAAAGGTTTTATCTTTACTGTTAATGGCACTTTATCAATTGAAAAAGCATTTGTAACCGGCGGTGGTGTCTCAATTAAAGAAATAGAGCCGCATACTATGATGTCAAAAATTACTCCTGGATTATTTTTCTGTGGAGAAGTGTTAGATATTCATGGTTACACAGGCGGTTATAATATTACGAGCGCCTTAGTGACTGGACGCGTGTCAGGCATGAATGCCGGTATTTATGAAAATTAA
- a CDS encoding L-lactate dehydrogenase, which translates to MNNVKANKVVLVGDGAVGSSYAFAMVAQGVADEFYIVDIAEEKVKGDVLDLNHGMPYGESPSIVKSGSYADCSNADLVVITAGAAQKPGETRLDLVEKNTKIFKSIVGQIMDSGFDGIFLIAANPVDVLTYVTKKVSGLPKERVIGSGTILDTARFKYELGAEFGVAPESVNASIIGEHGDSELAVWSQASIAGQNLYDILKEDPAREKRIEEIFLNTRDAAYDIIQAKGATYYGIAMGLLHITKAILRNQNLVLTVSSYLEGEYGNKDVYIGVPTLVNRAGAVKIYETPLNEKETQEFNHSVEVLKDITKSVDKLFQ; encoded by the coding sequence ATGAATAATGTTAAAGCAAACAAAGTAGTATTAGTGGGCGATGGAGCTGTAGGTTCAAGCTACGCATTTGCTATGGTCGCTCAAGGGGTTGCAGATGAATTTTACATCGTAGACATAGCAGAAGAAAAAGTTAAAGGTGACGTATTAGACTTGAATCATGGAATGCCATATGGCGAATCTCCATCGATTGTTAAATCTGGGTCATACGCTGATTGTTCTAATGCAGATTTAGTAGTTATTACAGCTGGTGCTGCCCAAAAACCAGGTGAAACAAGATTAGACTTAGTAGAAAAAAATACTAAAATCTTTAAATCTATCGTAGGACAAATCATGGACAGTGGATTTGACGGTATCTTCTTAATCGCTGCCAACCCAGTAGACGTGTTAACTTACGTAACTAAAAAAGTTTCTGGATTGCCAAAAGAACGTGTTATCGGTTCAGGTACTATTTTAGATACAGCGCGTTTCAAATATGAATTAGGAGCAGAATTCGGTGTAGCGCCTGAAAGTGTGAATGCTAGCATTATTGGTGAACATGGCGACTCTGAATTAGCTGTATGGTCTCAAGCTAGTATTGCAGGTCAAAATTTATACGATATTTTAAAAGAAGATCCTGCAAGAGAAAAACGCATCGAAGAAATCTTCTTGAATACTCGTGATGCAGCTTATGATATTATTCAAGCCAAAGGTGCAACATACTATGGTATCGCTATGGGATTATTGCATATTACTAAAGCTATTTTGCGTAACCAAAATCTTGTATTGACTGTTTCAAGTTATTTAGAAGGCGAATACGGCAATAAAGATGTATATATTGGCGTTCCAACACTTGTAAACCGTGCTGGTGCTGTGAAAATTTATGAAACTCCATTAAATGAAAAAGAAACTCAAGAGTTTAATCACTCAGTTGAAGTATTAAAAGATATTACTAAAAGTGTAGATAAATTATTTCAATAA
- a CDS encoding rhodanese-like domain-containing protein: MESITTDELKKRILDHSPVHIVDVRTDEETATGIIPDATTIPMDQIPDNLNEFNENDTYYFVCAAGVRSGRVVEYLNQHKPEVHAVNVEGGMKAWGDEGLEIDSI, from the coding sequence ATGGAATCTATTACAACGGATGAATTAAAAAAGAGAATTCTAGATCATTCTCCTGTACACATAGTTGATGTCAGAACGGATGAAGAAACTGCAACTGGTATTATTCCAGATGCCACTACAATTCCTATGGATCAAATTCCAGATAATTTAAATGAATTTAACGAAAATGATACGTATTACTTTGTGTGTGCAGCTGGTGTTCGAAGCGGCAGAGTTGTAGAATATCTTAACCAACATAAACCGGAAGTACATGCAGTGAATGTCGAAGGCGGCATGAAAGCATGGGGAGACGAAGGTTTAGAAATAGATAGTATATAA
- the leuS gene encoding leucine--tRNA ligase, translating to MSFNHQEIEKKWQDYWAEHKTFKTNDNLGQKKFYALDMFPYPSGAGLHVGHPEGYTATDIISRYKRMQGYNVLHPMGWDAFGLPAEQYALNTGNNPREFTNQNIQTFKRQIQELGFSYDWDREVNTTDPDYYKWTQWIFIQLYNKGLAYVDEVAVNWCPELKAVLSNEEVVDGVSERGGYPVYRRPMRQWVLKITDYADRLLEDLDDLDWPESIKDMQRNWIGRSEGAKVTFNIENSDEKIEVFTTRPDTIYGASFAVLSPEHDLVNEITTPEHQEEVQAYQKEASMKSDLERTDLAKDKSGVFTGAYAINPLSGEKLPIWIADYVLSSYGTGAVMAVPAHDERDYEFAQKFDLPIKEVIEGGDVSKEAYTGDGPHVNSGDLDGLHNDEAIIRAIQLLEEKGAGEKKVNYKLRDWLFSRQRYWGEPIPIIHWEDGTMTTVPTDELPLLLPETDSIEPSGTGESPLANIDEFVNVVDPETGMKGRRETNTMPQWAGSCWYYLRYIDPHNDEMLADPEKLKHWLPVDLYIGGVEHAVLHLLYARFWHKVLYDMGVVPTKEPFQKLFNQGMILGEGNEKMSKSRGNVVNPDDIVHSHGADTLRLYEMFMGPLDAAIAWSEKGLDGSRRFLDRVWRLLINEDGTLTSKVVETDDKSLQKVYNQTVKKVTEDFDTLNFNTAISQLMVFINEGYKAEQLYKPYVEGFVKMLAPIAPHLGEELWSKLGHDETITYQPWPDYDEAFLVDDEVEIVIQVNGKVRAKAFIPKDASKEQMEEIALTNENVKLDIGDKDIKKVIAVPQKLVNIVAK from the coding sequence GTGAGTTTTAATCATCAAGAAATTGAAAAGAAATGGCAAGACTATTGGGCAGAACACAAAACATTTAAAACGAACGATAATCTAGGCCAAAAGAAATTTTATGCATTAGATATGTTCCCATATCCATCAGGGGCAGGATTACACGTAGGGCATCCAGAGGGCTATACTGCGACAGATATAATTTCACGTTATAAACGTATGCAAGGTTATAATGTATTGCATCCAATGGGGTGGGATGCATTTGGTTTGCCTGCAGAACAGTATGCTTTAAATACAGGCAACAATCCACGTGAATTTACGAACCAAAATATCCAAACATTTAAACGCCAAATTCAAGAATTAGGTTTCAGTTATGACTGGGATAGAGAAGTGAATACGACTGATCCTGATTACTATAAATGGACACAATGGATCTTTATTCAACTTTATAACAAAGGATTAGCTTATGTTGATGAAGTAGCGGTAAACTGGTGCCCTGAATTAAAAGCGGTGCTTTCTAATGAAGAAGTGGTGGATGGCGTTTCAGAACGTGGAGGCTATCCGGTATATCGCAGACCGATGCGTCAATGGGTGCTTAAGATTACGGATTATGCAGATCGCTTGTTAGAAGATTTAGATGATTTAGATTGGCCTGAGTCTATCAAAGATATGCAACGTAACTGGATTGGCCGTTCTGAAGGTGCTAAAGTCACTTTCAACATCGAAAATAGCGATGAAAAAATTGAAGTATTCACAACTCGTCCTGACACAATCTATGGTGCATCATTTGCCGTGTTGAGTCCTGAACATGATTTAGTAAATGAAATTACGACTCCTGAACATCAAGAAGAAGTCCAAGCATATCAAAAAGAAGCATCAATGAAATCTGATTTGGAACGTACAGATTTAGCTAAAGATAAATCAGGTGTATTTACTGGTGCCTATGCTATCAATCCTTTATCAGGAGAGAAATTGCCAATTTGGATTGCAGATTACGTACTTTCTTCATATGGTACAGGTGCGGTTATGGCTGTTCCAGCGCATGATGAACGTGATTATGAATTTGCTCAAAAATTTGATTTGCCTATCAAAGAAGTTATTGAAGGTGGAGATGTTTCTAAAGAAGCCTACACTGGAGACGGCCCTCATGTAAACTCTGGAGATTTAGACGGTTTACACAATGACGAAGCTATTATACGCGCTATTCAATTACTTGAAGAAAAAGGGGCAGGTGAAAAGAAAGTCAATTATAAATTGCGTGACTGGTTATTCAGCCGCCAACGTTATTGGGGTGAACCAATTCCGATTATTCATTGGGAAGACGGCACAATGACTACTGTTCCAACTGACGAATTACCATTATTACTTCCTGAAACAGATTCAATTGAGCCTTCAGGAACTGGGGAATCGCCATTAGCAAACATTGATGAGTTTGTGAATGTTGTAGATCCTGAAACTGGCATGAAAGGTCGTCGCGAAACAAATACAATGCCGCAATGGGCAGGCAGCTGCTGGTATTATTTACGTTATATCGATCCGCATAATGATGAAATGCTTGCAGATCCTGAAAAATTAAAACACTGGCTGCCAGTCGATTTATATATCGGTGGTGTAGAACATGCAGTACTTCATTTATTATATGCGAGATTCTGGCATAAAGTATTGTACGATATGGGTGTCGTTCCAACGAAAGAACCATTCCAAAAACTATTCAACCAAGGTATGATTTTGGGTGAAGGTAATGAAAAAATGAGTAAATCTCGCGGTAACGTAGTAAACCCTGATGATATCGTTCATTCTCATGGCGCAGATACTTTAAGATTGTATGAAATGTTTATGGGACCATTAGATGCAGCGATTGCATGGAGTGAAAAAGGTTTAGACGGTTCAAGACGTTTCCTAGATCGTGTATGGAGATTGTTGATTAATGAAGATGGCACATTAACATCTAAAGTTGTAGAAACTGATGATAAATCATTGCAAAAAGTATATAACCAAACAGTTAAAAAAGTAACTGAAGACTTTGATACTTTGAACTTCAATACTGCAATCAGCCAATTAATGGTATTTATTAATGAAGGATATAAAGCAGAGCAACTCTATAAACCATACGTAGAAGGTTTTGTAAAAATGCTTGCACCGATTGCGCCGCACTTAGGAGAAGAACTATGGTCTAAACTCGGTCATGATGAAACAATTACGTATCAACCATGGCCAGATTATGATGAAGCTTTCCTTGTGGACGATGAAGTGGAAATCGTTATCCAAGTTAATGGTAAAGTCAGAGCAAAAGCATTTATCCCTAAAGATGCTTCAAAAGAACAAATGGAAGAGATTGCATTGACAAATGAAAATGTTAAATTAGACATTGGGGATAAAGACATCAAGAAAGTCATCGCCGTTCCTCAAAAATTAGTTAATATTGTTGCGAAATAA
- the ribE gene encoding 6,7-dimethyl-8-ribityllumazine synthase translates to MNFEGKLLGQDLKIGIVVSRFNDFITGRLLEGAKDVLVRHEVDSNQIDVAYVPGAFEIPLAAKKLAETGKYDAVITLGCVIRGATSHYDYVCNEVAKGVSKVSDTSSLPVIFGVLTTETIEQAVERAGTKAGNKGAEAAMAAIEMANLLKSIK, encoded by the coding sequence ATGAATTTTGAAGGGAAATTATTAGGACAAGATTTGAAAATCGGAATCGTAGTTTCACGTTTCAATGACTTTATTACAGGACGTTTATTAGAAGGCGCGAAAGATGTACTGGTAAGACACGAAGTAGACAGCAATCAAATTGATGTTGCTTATGTACCAGGTGCATTCGAAATTCCTTTAGCTGCAAAGAAACTTGCAGAGACTGGAAAATATGATGCGGTTATTACTTTGGGTTGTGTCATCCGCGGAGCCACTTCACATTACGACTATGTATGTAATGAAGTAGCGAAAGGTGTTTCTAAAGTCAGTGATACGAGTAGCTTACCTGTTATTTTCGGTGTGTTGACAACTGAAACTATAGAACAAGCAGTGGAACGCGCTGGAACTAAAGCTGGAAACAAGGGAGCAGAAGCTGCAATGGCAGCAATTGAAATGGCAAACTTGCTTAAATCAATCAAATAA
- a CDS encoding class I SAM-dependent methyltransferase, whose protein sequence is MKLERILPFAKSLILSHIDEKSTVIDATCGNGHDTLFLAEHVPNGKVYGFDIQEDAIEAAREKVKDCQNTILIHDGHQNVKQYVEAADCPIDAAIFNLGYLPKGDKHIVTEAATTIQAIENIFEMLAPEGIIVLVIYPGHPEGKIESETVYHYLENFDQQQAHILQYGFINQRNNPPYICAIEKR, encoded by the coding sequence ATGAAATTAGAACGTATTTTACCTTTTGCTAAGTCGCTTATACTTTCTCATATCGATGAAAAGAGCACAGTAATCGATGCAACATGCGGTAACGGCCATGATACTTTGTTTCTAGCCGAACATGTGCCAAATGGGAAAGTTTACGGATTTGATATTCAAGAAGACGCAATTGAAGCTGCACGTGAGAAAGTTAAAGATTGTCAGAATACCATTTTGATTCATGATGGCCATCAAAATGTAAAGCAGTATGTCGAAGCCGCTGATTGCCCTATTGATGCAGCGATTTTTAATTTGGGTTATTTACCTAAAGGTGATAAACATATTGTGACTGAAGCTGCTACAACTATTCAAGCAATTGAAAATATCTTTGAAATGCTTGCACCAGAAGGCATTATTGTGCTTGTAATTTATCCAGGGCATCCTGAAGGGAAAATCGAAAGCGAAACAGTTTATCACTATCTAGAAAATTTTGATCAGCAACAAGCACACATTTTACAATACGGCTTTATTAATCAACGCAACAATCCACCATATATTTGCGCTATTGAAAAAAGATAA
- a CDS encoding alpha/beta fold hydrolase, whose protein sequence is MWKWETESEAKGVIVIAHNLLEHTGRYAYVITSLRRNGYHVIMGDLPGQGQTSRSNKGQIDNFEVYHEHILEWLRIASEYKLPTFLMGVGLGGLITLNLLERTELPIEGIILLSPLTAFQKNNKTRKNMLTSNIGAGVKDMRFNLGIEPEHLTRNEEVIEETKQDGLMLKKVSYHWYKEVVNVMRKTMEHLEDIQQIPMCLMYGKDDKILDTDAILEIKTRVKTDELYFKAWDGLYHEIHNEPERPLVMRYILSYLNNKVNALGFIPDDVDDQIEI, encoded by the coding sequence ATGTGGAAGTGGGAAACAGAAAGTGAAGCGAAAGGTGTCATCGTCATTGCACATAATTTATTGGAACATACAGGTAGATATGCCTATGTCATCACTTCATTAAGAAGAAATGGATATCATGTAATTATGGGGGATTTGCCTGGTCAAGGTCAAACTTCTCGTTCTAATAAAGGTCAGATTGACAACTTTGAAGTCTATCACGAACATATCTTAGAATGGTTGAGAATAGCCAGCGAATATAAATTGCCGACATTTTTGATGGGAGTAGGTCTAGGCGGCCTGATTACATTGAATCTGTTAGAAAGAACAGAACTGCCGATTGAGGGCATTATACTTTTATCTCCATTGACAGCATTTCAGAAAAATAACAAAACACGTAAAAATATGCTGACTTCAAATATAGGTGCAGGAGTAAAAGATATGCGCTTTAATTTAGGGATCGAACCAGAACATTTAACTAGAAATGAAGAAGTTATTGAAGAAACTAAACAAGATGGATTGATGTTGAAGAAAGTTTCGTACCATTGGTATAAAGAAGTGGTCAATGTGATGAGAAAGACTATGGAGCATTTAGAGGATATTCAACAAATCCCAATGTGTTTGATGTATGGGAAAGACGATAAAATTTTAGACACAGATGCCATATTAGAAATAAAAACACGTGTCAAAACGGACGAACTTTATTTTAAAGCGTGGGATGGTTTGTATCATGAAATTCATAATGAACCGGAACGTCCTTTAGTGATGCGTTATATATTAAGTTATTTGAATAATAAAGTGAATGCATTAGGTTTTATTCCTGATGATGTAGATGATCAGATAGAAATTTAA
- a CDS encoding TIGR01212 family radical SAM protein (This family includes YhcC from E. coli K-12, an uncharacterized radical SAM protein.) gives MGQYFTYAFEDKRYHTWNYHLKNKFGHKIFKVALDGGFDCPNRDGTVAHGGCTFCSAAGSGDFAGNRADPIDVQFKEIKEKMHEKWHEGQYIAYFQAFTNTHAPVEVLKEKFEPVLKEPGVVGLSIGTRPDCLPDDVVEYLADLNQRTYLWVELGLQTVHQETSDLINRAHDMQTYYEGVEKLRKHNINVCSHIINGLPGEDYDMMMETAKTVAQMDVQGLKIHLLHLLKGTPMVKQYEKGMLNFMSQEEYVNLVCDQLEILPPEMIIHRITGDGPIDLMVGPMWSVNKWEVLNAIDAELARRHSAQGQHYKKEQEVN, from the coding sequence ATGGGTCAATATTTTACGTATGCATTTGAAGATAAACGATATCATACATGGAATTACCATTTAAAAAATAAATTTGGTCATAAAATTTTTAAAGTAGCTTTGGATGGCGGTTTCGACTGTCCAAATCGTGACGGCACAGTTGCTCACGGAGGCTGTACATTTTGTTCGGCAGCAGGAAGCGGTGATTTTGCTGGGAACAGAGCCGATCCGATTGATGTGCAATTTAAAGAAATCAAAGAAAAAATGCATGAAAAATGGCACGAAGGACAATATATCGCCTATTTCCAAGCCTTTACAAATACACATGCTCCAGTAGAAGTATTAAAAGAAAAATTTGAACCTGTCCTTAAAGAACCCGGAGTAGTCGGATTATCTATCGGTACTCGACCGGATTGTCTGCCGGATGATGTAGTAGAATATTTAGCAGATTTAAATCAGCGCACATATTTATGGGTGGAACTTGGACTGCAAACCGTTCACCAAGAAACTTCAGACTTGATTAACCGCGCTCATGATATGCAAACTTATTATGAAGGTGTAGAAAAATTAAGAAAACATAATATTAATGTATGTTCTCATATTATTAACGGATTGCCTGGCGAAGATTATGACATGATGATGGAAACAGCGAAAACAGTAGCTCAAATGGATGTGCAAGGTTTGAAAATTCATTTATTGCATCTGTTAAAAGGTACACCAATGGTCAAGCAATATGAAAAAGGTATGCTGAATTTCATGTCTCAAGAAGAATATGTCAATTTAGTATGTGATCAACTAGAAATCTTGCCTCCGGAGATGATTATCCACCGTATTACTGGAGACGGCCCTATTGATTTAATGGTAGGTCCTATGTGGAGTGTTAATAAATGGGAAGTATTGAACGCGATCGATGCCGAATTAGCAAGACGTCATTCAGCACAAGGTCAACACTACAAGAAAGAACAGGAAGTTAATTAA
- a CDS encoding proline dehydrogenase family protein, whose product MSLVKDFFIGLSNNTFLNTSAKKYGPVLGASKVVVGNSLDDLIEKIRELNDKGITVTVDCLGEFVGTKEESLIEKDIILNVLQAMHDNDVKAHLSVKISQLGAEFDLDLAEKNLREIVAKAKELDNRHVNIDTEKFAGLDDILHVLDDISKEYDNVGTVIQAYLYTAEDMVEKYPHIRLRLVKGAYKENASIAYQNKEDIDANYISLIEKRLKNAKNFTSIATHDDKIIDHVKKFVEDNNIDRDSFEFQMLFGFRTDLAYAIADDNYNFCIYVPFGDDWFGYFMRRLAERPQNLNLAAKEFVKPKTLAITAGVIATLIGLSSAATALIKKK is encoded by the coding sequence ATGTCACTAGTTAAAGATTTTTTCATCGGTTTGTCTAATAATACATTTCTAAATACCTCAGCAAAGAAATATGGTCCAGTATTAGGGGCAAGCAAAGTTGTAGTCGGCAACTCCTTAGATGATTTAATTGAAAAAATCCGTGAACTTAACGACAAGGGAATTACAGTTACTGTGGATTGTTTGGGTGAGTTTGTCGGAACAAAAGAAGAAAGCTTAATCGAAAAGGACATCATCTTAAATGTTCTGCAAGCAATGCATGACAATGATGTTAAAGCACATCTCTCGGTTAAAATCAGTCAGTTGGGCGCTGAATTCGATTTAGACTTAGCTGAGAAAAACCTTAGAGAAATTGTAGCTAAAGCGAAAGAATTAGATAACAGACATGTAAATATCGATACTGAAAAATTTGCAGGCTTAGATGATATCTTACATGTATTAGATGATATTTCTAAAGAATATGATAATGTAGGTACGGTGATTCAAGCCTATCTGTATACAGCTGAAGATATGGTTGAAAAATATCCTCATATCAGATTAAGACTCGTAAAAGGTGCATATAAAGAAAATGCGTCGATTGCTTATCAAAATAAAGAAGATATTGATGCAAATTACATTTCTTTGATTGAAAAAAGACTGAAAAATGCGAAGAATTTTACATCTATCGCTACACATGATGATAAAATCATCGATCATGTGAAAAAGTTTGTGGAAGATAATAATATTGATAGAGATAGTTTCGAATTCCAAATGTTATTTGGCTTCAGAACTGATTTAGCTTACGCAATTGCTGACGATAATTATAATTTCTGTATTTATGTACCATTCGGTGATGATTGGTTCGGTTACTTCATGAGACGTTTAGCAGAACGACCACAAAACTTGAATTTAGCAGCGAAAGAATTCGTTAAGCCAAAAACACTAGCTATTACAGCGGGTGTCATTGCTACATTAATCGGATTATCATCTGCTGCCACTGCTTTAATTAAGAAAAAATAA
- a CDS encoding MDR family MFS transporter, with product MNMPKEVWWLVIGMAINITGASFLWPLNTIYMSHELHKSLTTAGIVLMINSLGMVVGNLLGGTLFDKLGGFRTIMLGTITCLCATTLLNFFHGWPWYAVWLVMLGFGGGIIIPAIYAMAGVVWPNGGRQTFNAIYLAQNIGVAFGAAMGGFVAELSFNYIFIANLLMYVAFFFVAVTQFNIKYKGKVKIPDTNEWAAKKYRKRFIALLLLCVMFAICWIAYIQWESTIASFTQELNISMGQYSLLWTVNGIMILVAQPLIYPIIKLLKGNLKLQMLVGILIFILSFFVTSFAEQFSIFMVGMIILTLGEMFVWPAVPTIANQLAPEGRQGSYQGIVNSASTVGKAFGPLIGGILVDTFNMQVMFLTMMGLLVIAIVFLFSYDKNLKKHEMNH from the coding sequence ATGAATATGCCGAAAGAAGTCTGGTGGCTGGTCATCGGAATGGCAATTAATATTACAGGGGCAAGTTTTTTATGGCCGTTAAACACTATCTATATGAGTCATGAACTGCATAAAAGTTTAACAACTGCCGGGATTGTCTTGATGATTAATTCATTGGGAATGGTCGTCGGAAACTTATTAGGCGGAACTTTATTTGATAAATTAGGCGGATTCAGAACCATTATGTTAGGCACTATCACATGTTTATGTGCGACGACATTACTTAACTTCTTTCATGGATGGCCTTGGTATGCTGTTTGGTTAGTAATGCTCGGTTTCGGTGGCGGTATTATTATTCCGGCAATTTATGCGATGGCTGGTGTCGTTTGGCCGAATGGGGGAAGACAAACATTTAACGCGATTTATCTTGCGCAGAATATCGGAGTGGCTTTCGGCGCAGCAATGGGAGGATTTGTTGCAGAACTGAGCTTTAATTATATCTTTATTGCTAATTTATTAATGTACGTTGCCTTCTTCTTTGTTGCTGTAACTCAATTCAACATTAAATATAAAGGGAAAGTCAAAATACCAGATACCAATGAATGGGCAGCTAAGAAATACCGCAAACGTTTCATTGCATTGTTATTATTATGCGTCATGTTTGCGATTTGTTGGATTGCCTATATTCAATGGGAAAGTACGATTGCTTCCTTTACACAAGAATTAAACATTTCTATGGGACAATACAGTTTACTTTGGACAGTAAACGGCATCATGATTCTCGTAGCACAACCTTTAATTTATCCGATTATCAAACTATTGAAAGGCAACTTGAAGTTGCAGATGCTAGTAGGAATTTTAATCTTCATACTTTCTTTCTTTGTCACTAGTTTTGCCGAACAATTTTCAATATTCATGGTCGGTATGATTATCCTGACGCTAGGTGAAATGTTTGTTTGGCCTGCTGTACCGACAATTGCAAATCAACTTGCACCAGAAGGGCGTCAAGGTTCTTATCAAGGGATTGTGAATTCAGCTTCAACTGTCGGAAAAGCATTTGGACCGCTAATTGGCGGTATATTAGTTGATACCTTTAATATGCAAGTGATGTTCTTAACAATGATGGGATTGTTAGTTATCGCAATTGTCTTCTTGTTCAGCTATGATAAAAATCTTAAGAAACATGAAATGAATCATTAA